A DNA window from Hemibagrus wyckioides isolate EC202008001 linkage group LG11, SWU_Hwy_1.0, whole genome shotgun sequence contains the following coding sequences:
- the apof gene encoding uncharacterized protein apof, whose product MWGHKLRLLLLIHFLLSDLAHSQAPPPPRFKNRIGSDIFSMVPLSSSPIPPEESRSIRDEEPHSDLVWRLVSGLADSLRGLVHLNGNLSCVELEAGPWKEAGFSSKLLSLVMVPVLVSAGCELEAEGLVRNLFTMLGQDDTQELLEDIVALMRKSSVHSLKSVSIPSKPSGQSARHLKAMMFNIQQLVEDVEEGENAPGLERRYHGWLRMKDTVLLGQKVDHGKMRLNEAKRVCQNLGFVCAGVTQEDPSSPQSYHLVLRSGSWLMPSPANQSESWIQRCVEWPVRWRRHASLQPDCTNDKEERVYKVVEWIPAVSTLYNLGTAVYYASMSCPDTAKERALMTAVDLGTDAVMAATGGTAGIAGYALGAGLKTGLKAGVKYVLNKMNQEEDLLMNQNSWEEETFSFQ is encoded by the coding sequence ATGTGGGGTCACAAACTTCGCCTTCTGCTCCTGATCCACTTCCTGCTGTCTGACTTGGCTCATTCCcaagccccgccccctcctCGCTTCAAGAACAGAATAGGGTCTGACATTTTCTCCATGGTTCCTCTGTCCTCATCTCCAATCCCACCAGAGGAATCGAGGTCCATCCGAGATGAAGAACCTCACAGTGACCTCGTCTGGCGCCTGGTTTCTGGCCTTGCGGACTCTTTACGTGGTCTTGTGCATCTCAATGGGAATTTGAGCTGTGTGGAGCTGGAGGCGGGGCCTTGGAAAGAGGCAGGGTTTTCAAGTAAGCTTCTGAGCCTGGTCATGGTGCCTGTACTGGTGTCTGCAGGATGTGAACTGGAAGCTGAGGGACTGGTGAGGAACTTGTTCACAATGCTGGGACAAGACGACACACAGGAGCTTTTGGAGGACATAGTAGCTCTGATGAGAAAGTCATCTGTACATAGTTTAAAATCCGTATCCATTCCGTCAAAACCGAGCGGTCAGTCGGCACGTCACCTGAAAGCTATGATGTTTAACATCCAACAGCTGGTGGAGGATGTAGAAGAGGGTGAAAATGCTCCTGGCTTAGAGAGGCGATATCATGGCTGGCTGAGGATGAAGGACACGGTGTTATTAGGTCAGAAGGTTGATCACGGAAAGATGCGTCTCAATGAAGCAAAGCGTGTTTGCCAAAATCTGGGATTTGTCTGTGCAGGTGTGACTCAGGAAGATCCCTCCAGCCCTCAGTCGTACCACCTTGTCCTCAGATCGGGAAGCTGGCTCATGCCATCTCCTGCTAACCAATCGGAGAGCTGGATTCAGAGATGTGTGGAGTGGCCTGTACGCTGGCGCAGACATGCCTCACTTCAGCCAGACTGCACGAATGATAAAGAGGAGCGTGTGTATAAGGTGGTGGAGTGGATCCCCGCGGTCTCCACCCTCTATAACCTGGGTACGGCTGTTTATTACGCCTCCATGAGCTGCCCGGATACAGCGAAAGAAAGAGCCCTGATGACCGCCGTGGATCTAGGAACCGACGCAGTCATGGCAGCCACAGGCGGCACCGCGGGCATTGCCGGATACGCACTGGGGGCGGGGCTCAAAACGGGCTTAAAAGCTGGGGTTAAATATGTGCTGAACAAAATGAACCAGGAGGAAGATCTGCTCATGAACCAGAACAGCTgggaggaagaaaccttcagctTCCAGTAA